GTTAATTTACATATCATTATTATTAAATTCATTTATTAATTTATTATATATCAAAAGACAGGAGTTAAAAAAAGTATTAAGGAAAAATTATAACATCATATTAAAAAAAAAACAATCTATAAAAGATATTAAAACCTTGATATTAGACTTCTGCAAATGTATAAACTCTTTTTTAGTGTATAATAGGTCTATAAGACTGATGAAATATGATTATCATATAATTTATGCAAATTTACCAAATAAGTTTTAGTATTACATAAATTATCCTGATTAATAAGCTTAGGAGGCTTAAAAATGGGAAAAGGAGAAGAATTAACAACAACTAAATACTTAATTCATGCTCAGATTACTGCTAATGGTATTGTTGAAAAACCAGACGTTGTTGGTGCAGTATTCGGGCAGACTGAAGGATTACTTAGTAATGATTTAGATTTAAGAGAACTTCAAAGAACTGGAAGAATTGGAAGAATTCAAGTTAACATCCGTTCAAACAGTGGAAGAGCAAAAGGAGAAATTGTAATTCCATCCAGTTTAGACAGAGTTGAAACCGCCATTCTTGCAGCATCTCTCGAAACTATTAACCGTGTAGGTCCTTGTGAAGCTCAAATTCAAACTTTAAGAGTTGAAGACGTAAGAGCTGTTAAAAGAGAACAAGTTGTAAACCGTGCAAAAGAAATTTACAAAAACATGGTTGAAAGCGTTGGTCCTACCAGCATTAAAATGATTGAAGAAGTCAGAGAAGCTATGCGTATTCATGAAATCTCTGAATATGGTGAAGATCATTTACCTGCAGGTCCAAGTATTCACTCTTCCGATGCAATTATTGTAGTTGAAGGACGTAGTGATGTTTTAAACTTACTTAAATATGGTATTAAAAATACTGTTGCTGTTGAAGGTGTAAGTGTACCTCAATCAATTGGAGAATTAAGTAAAAAGAGAACTACAACTGCATTTGTTGATGGGGACAGAGGCGGAGAACTCATTTTAAAAGAACTTTTACAAATTGGTGAAGTTGACTTTATTACCCGTGCACCAAAAGGAAAAGAAGTTGAAGATTTAGAAAAAGACGAAGTTTTAGTTGCACTTAGAGACAAAGTTCCTACTGCACAATTCTTAGCTACTACTAACATCTTAAACGACAGTCCTAATAAAAAAGAACACGGTAAAAACAACCGTAACAACAAGCACAACAATCACAATAAAAAACAAAAATATAACAATAACCACCATCATGAAGAAAAAACTCCAGAACCAGTTATTGAAGATGACGAAGTAAGCTTAATGAAAGATATGGTTAAAGAATTCGAAGGCACTGGTATCGGAGCTATTTTAGATGAAGCATTAAACATAACCAAAGAAGTTGAAGTAGAAAACCTCTACGAAGAAATTAAAAATATCGAAGGAAATGTTGATGCTGTAATTTTCGATGGTGTTATCAGTCAAAGATTAATTGATGTTGCTTCACAAAAAAATATTAAAAAATTAGTTGCATTCAAATCTGTTGACATTGTTAAAAAACCACATAACGTTAAAATTATAACTATAAACTAAACTTGAGAACTAAGCATTCTCATTTTTTCTATTTTCATAAATGGAGGAATTAAATATGAATATTAATATGGAAAATTATTACAGTGCTAGAAAAAATATATTCGAAAGAATTCAAGATGCTAGTACTACAACCAAAGTACTTATGTCCTTAATGATGGCATGTTTTACTGGTATAATGGCACAAATCATTATCCCACTCCCATGGACTCCAGTACCAGTTACTGCTCAAACATTTGCAGTTTTATGCTCAGGTTTATTATTAGGTAAAAAATATGGATGTTTAAGCCAAATCTTCTACATTGTTTTAGGTACCGCATTCATCCCATGGTTTGCAGGAATGACTGGTGGAATTGAAGTATTACTTGGATCCAACATCGGATTCCTTGTAGGATTTGTAATTGCATCCTACTTCGTTGGATTTATATCTGAAAAATATGCAAGCAGCCGCAGTTTCACAAAAATGGTTGCTGTTATCTCAGTTGCAAACTTTGCACTTATCTACATACCAGGACTTTTAGGTCTTGCTTTATGGTTAAATATGCAAGGTAGTGCTGTTGGTATCTTTGATTTATTAATGATGGGTCTTATACCATTCATTATTGGAGATATCGTAAAAATCATTGGAGCAGCTTCTGTTTCCAAAGCATTTTTACCTAAAAACTAAAAAGGTTGATTTAACCTTTTCTTTTTTTATTTATTCTTTTTTTGATAATATGAAACTAATTTTAAGAGGACATCACTTATTATGTCTTAAAGGTTTTCAAGGATATGGCTATGATGAAAACTTCACTAAAAACATGATTGATGTTAATTCCAAAAGAAAAATGGAAAATACAACAATTACACTTACCAACAGCCCAGATGATGTGTGCAAAGCTTGTCCTAATCTAAAAAACAATGTTTGTGAAAATGAAAAGCAAAATGAAAAAATCGTTTTTATGGACAATGAGGTATTAAAAAAGATTGACTCTAAAAAAGAGTATAATTCCATTGAATTATTTGAAAAAATTGATGAAATTTTCACAACAAAAGAAAGTGTATCCACAATTTGTGCTAAATGTATGTGGCATAAAGAATGTTTATTTTATCAAAAATTAGCAAAAAACCAAAAACTATAAATAGTACATTACAAATATATATTAAATGTTGTATGTATTACAATATAGTCCCGTAGGGTAGTGGTAATCCTTCTAGGCTTTGGACCCGGAGACGGCGGTTCGACTCCGCTCGGGACTATTACTTTTATAAACTTTTTTTTACTGATATTTTATGGAAAAATTATTACTAATTGGAATTGACACTAGATGTATGATTAACAGTGCACTTCAATTAGATTATGAACTTTATTCTACTAGCTATTTTTCAACTTCTGATACTCCAACAATTAAAAATCAAAAAATTATTTTAAATGAAAGTAATGATGAAAGTTGCGGTATTTTTGAAGATCTTTTCAGCAGCGAGACTCTTCTAGACATTTCAAAAGATTATCTTGATGAAGTTGACTATATCATTCCTGTTTCTGGAATTTCACCAACTGATTTTCCAAAAGAATACAAAAAAAAGATTCTAGGAACAACTGACATAGAAGATATTGAAAATAAATACAAATTTTATAAAAAAATAAAAAACAAATTCTTAACTCCTATGACTTTTAGGTTATCTGATATAGATGAAGCATTTGAAATTAATGAAAATTATCCTAACAAGCAATTTATTTTAAAACCCACTCAAGGAAGTGGTGGATATAACATAAATCTTTTAGATAATTCAAAGGATTTGCAATTTAATGATAGTGAATTCATGTTGCAGGAATTTGTTTGTGGAATTAATGTAAGTTCATCAGTACTTGGAACAAAAAATGATTCAAAAACAGTAGTAAACTCAAGATTACTAACTATGAATGATTTTGAAAAAAATAACAGTTTCATATACGTAGGCAATATCATCCCCCTAACAAATGAATCCATGATGGAAAATATTAATGAAATCTGTGATATAAATGAAGAGATGAGTGAAACATCACAAAATTTAGCTCGTAGATTTAATTTAATTGGTTCTAATGGAGTTGACTATATCCTTAATGAAAATGGATTGTATGTCATTGAACTAAACCCAAGAATTCAGGGGACTTTTGAATGCGTAGAAAAAGCACTTGGAATAAATATGCTTGAAGCACATATAAAAGCATGTCAAGGAGAAATAGTCGATATACCAAAACCAGAATACTATTCCTATAAAAGAATTATATACTCACCAAACAGGATGAAATATGAAAAAATAGATTTAGACAATATCTATGATTTACCACACATCGGATCAATAACCGAAAAGGCAGAACCATTACTTACAATAATTGATAAAGATAAAGATTTTGAAAAATTATATAAAAAAGTAGAATTAACTAGTAAAATAGTTAACAAACAAGCTAGATTACACCAACAAGATATAGAATAAATAATATTACTCCAATTGTAATCATAAAAGTAGTTATAATCATTGCACGAGTAATCCAGATAAATACATTAGCCTTATTATCCGGGTCCTTCATATATTGGTCAATTGGATTTCTTTTCATGTTTACACCGTTTTTTAAAAAAATTCTAGTAAAAAAACTTTTTATAGTAACTAACTTAAAATAACTTATTTTTAAAATAAAACAATAGAATAATTTCTAATAAAAAAATAATAAAAAATAGAAGAAAATGAAAAGAATTAAGAAAAATTATTCAGCATTTTCTGCTGCAGCAGCTGCAGCAGCAGCTTTTTCATTTTTCTCAATAGTAGATCTAATCATTTTCAATCTAACGAAGTTTTCCCTTTCCATTTCTTGGAGTCTCATATCAATATACTTTTCAGTATTTTGGAATCTAGGAATCATAATGTGTTCTAAAGAATTTACTCTACGTTTGGTAGCTTCGATTTCCTCAGCAAGTAAGTAGATAGTTTTTTCTACTTCACCAAGTTCGATTAAATACTTTAATGATTCCTCGAATTTTTTAGCAGCTTCGTCTAATTGAATAGTAGTGTCGGAAAATCCATAACCTCTGTCTACAATGGATCTTTCTTCCATTTTAACATCGGTTACAGGTACAGCAACACCCATAACACTTCTTGATGAAATTTCAACATCAATAGATTCTTTAACGGATAATGCTGCTTTTCTAACAGCTAAGTCACCCATAGCAATTTGAGCTTCAATTAAAGCATCGTATGCTTCTTTAAGACTTTGTTCTGCGTTTTCACGAATACCTTTGACACGATCCAAGATATCAAAAAACTCTTTAATTAAAGCATCTCTTTTTTCTTTGAGTAAACCGTGCCCTTTAATAGCAAGTTTAGTTCTGTTTTTAAGAGATAACAATTCCATACGAGTTGGATTAATTC
This Methanobacteriaceae archaeon DNA region includes the following protein-coding sequences:
- a CDS encoding ATP-grasp domain-containing protein, whose translation is MEKLLLIGIDTRCMINSALQLDYELYSTSYFSTSDTPTIKNQKIILNESNDESCGIFEDLFSSETLLDISKDYLDEVDYIIPVSGISPTDFPKEYKKKILGTTDIEDIENKYKFYKKIKNKFLTPMTFRLSDIDEAFEINENYPNKQFILKPTQGSGGYNINLLDNSKDLQFNDSEFMLQEFVCGINVSSSVLGTKNDSKTVVNSRLLTMNDFEKNNSFIYVGNIIPLTNESMMENINEICDINEEMSETSQNLARRFNLIGSNGVDYILNENGLYVIELNPRIQGTFECVEKALGINMLEAHIKACQGEIVDIPKPEYYSYKRIIYSPNRMKYEKIDLDNIYDLPHIGSITEKAEPLLTIIDKDKDFEKLYKKVELTSKIVNKQARLHQQDIE
- the dnaG gene encoding DNA primase DnaG, with product MGKGEELTTTKYLIHAQITANGIVEKPDVVGAVFGQTEGLLSNDLDLRELQRTGRIGRIQVNIRSNSGRAKGEIVIPSSLDRVETAILAASLETINRVGPCEAQIQTLRVEDVRAVKREQVVNRAKEIYKNMVESVGPTSIKMIEEVREAMRIHEISEYGEDHLPAGPSIHSSDAIIVVEGRSDVLNLLKYGIKNTVAVEGVSVPQSIGELSKKRTTTAFVDGDRGGELILKELLQIGEVDFITRAPKGKEVEDLEKDEVLVALRDKVPTAQFLATTNILNDSPNKKEHGKNNRNNKHNNHNKKQKYNNNHHHEEKTPEPVIEDDEVSLMKDMVKEFEGTGIGAILDEALNITKEVEVENLYEEIKNIEGNVDAVIFDGVISQRLIDVASQKNIKKLVAFKSVDIVKKPHNVKIITIN
- a CDS encoding V-type ATP synthase subunit D encodes the protein MAQDIIDGINPTRMELLSLKNRTKLAIKGHGLLKEKRDALIKEFFDILDRVKGIRENAEQSLKEAYDALIEAQIAMGDLAVRKAALSVKESIDVEISSRSVMGVAVPVTDVKMEERSIVDRGYGFSDTTIQLDEAAKKFEESLKYLIELGEVEKTIYLLAEEIEATKRRVNSLEHIMIPRFQNTEKYIDMRLQEMERENFVRLKMIRSTIEKNEKAAAAAAAAENAE
- a CDS encoding biotin transporter BioY; translation: MNMENYYSARKNIFERIQDASTTTKVLMSLMMACFTGIMAQIIIPLPWTPVPVTAQTFAVLCSGLLLGKKYGCLSQIFYIVLGTAFIPWFAGMTGGIEVLLGSNIGFLVGFVIASYFVGFISEKYASSRSFTKMVAVISVANFALIYIPGLLGLALWLNMQGSAVGIFDLLMMGLIPFIIGDIVKIIGAASVSKAFLPKN
- a CDS encoding DUF1284 domain-containing protein; amino-acid sequence: MKLILRGHHLLCLKGFQGYGYDENFTKNMIDVNSKRKMENTTITLTNSPDDVCKACPNLKNNVCENEKQNEKIVFMDNEVLKKIDSKKEYNSIELFEKIDEIFTTKESVSTICAKCMWHKECLFYQKLAKNQKL